One part of the Flavobacterium johnsoniae UW101 genome encodes these proteins:
- a CDS encoding BatD family protein, translating into MKLKFYIFLFLLSSAVFAQKQVETSIDTTKNKIGAEFKLTLKTVVNANSKVVFPKDKRFGALEVIQSYPVDTVKKDGSYELIKKYGLTQFDSGRYVIPSVKILIDKKTYFSDSIRVEVANVKVDTLQQKMYDIKDITPAEDGIGDWWKYVLALVIILAIGAGIYWYVKKHQKKKIEEEVYKTPIEKATSLLNNLEQKELVQKGEIKEYYSELTDIARNYIEEAIHIPAMESTTSELIQAIRTASTKKKMTLTPETVENLERVLRQADLVKFAKSKPLDFEITEDRNKIQKVILTLDNAIPTEVPAEEEDQLLNEAQKQKQIQLQLKKQRNKRIAIAVGSVIFLLLATTTFFVATKGFAYVKDNVIGHPSKELLEGEWVKSEYGNPGVIIETPKVLKRMDALKALPKETMALIKEMQLFVYGSMIDNFYVAVSTTKFKNPTDIDLSKALEGSLKVIELQGGQNIIVKQENFQTNQGIQGVKGYGTMSILNPTTKTSTKAYYEILLFKQDQGLQQIIILHEEGDTYANDITTRILNSVELKKASN; encoded by the coding sequence ATGAAATTAAAGTTTTACATCTTTTTATTTTTGCTTTCTTCAGCTGTTTTTGCTCAAAAACAAGTTGAAACTAGTATTGATACAACAAAAAATAAAATTGGAGCCGAATTTAAGCTGACTCTTAAAACGGTTGTAAATGCTAATTCAAAAGTTGTTTTCCCAAAAGACAAAAGATTCGGAGCGCTGGAAGTAATTCAGTCTTATCCTGTTGATACCGTTAAAAAAGACGGCAGTTATGAATTAATCAAAAAGTATGGATTAACACAATTTGATTCAGGAAGATATGTAATACCGAGTGTAAAGATTCTTATTGATAAAAAAACTTATTTCTCAGATTCTATTCGTGTAGAAGTTGCTAATGTAAAAGTCGATACTTTACAGCAAAAAATGTATGACATCAAAGACATTACCCCTGCAGAAGATGGTATTGGCGACTGGTGGAAATATGTTTTGGCATTAGTTATAATTCTTGCAATTGGTGCGGGAATTTATTGGTATGTTAAAAAACATCAGAAAAAGAAAATAGAAGAAGAAGTTTATAAAACACCTATTGAAAAAGCAACAAGCCTGCTGAACAATTTGGAGCAAAAAGAGCTGGTTCAAAAAGGAGAAATTAAAGAATACTACAGCGAATTAACAGATATTGCCCGTAACTATATTGAAGAAGCAATTCATATTCCGGCAATGGAAAGTACAACTTCTGAATTGATTCAGGCAATCAGAACTGCTTCAACTAAAAAGAAAATGACTTTAACGCCGGAAACGGTAGAAAATCTGGAACGTGTTTTACGTCAGGCCGACTTAGTAAAATTTGCTAAATCGAAACCGCTTGACTTTGAAATTACAGAAGACCGAAATAAAATTCAGAAAGTAATTTTAACGCTTGATAACGCGATTCCAACTGAAGTTCCGGCTGAAGAAGAAGATCAGTTATTAAACGAAGCTCAAAAACAAAAGCAAATTCAGCTTCAGTTAAAAAAACAAAGAAACAAGCGAATTGCAATTGCCGTTGGTTCAGTTATCTTTTTATTATTAGCAACTACAACTTTCTTTGTTGCTACAAAAGGTTTTGCATACGTAAAAGACAATGTTATTGGTCATCCGTCTAAAGAATTATTAGAAGGAGAATGGGTAAAAAGTGAATACGGAAATCCTGGTGTAATTATCGAAACTCCAAAGGTTTTAAAACGTATGGATGCCTTAAAAGCACTTCCAAAAGAAACAATGGCTTTAATTAAGGAAATGCAGCTTTTTGTTTATGGAAGTATGATTGATAATTTTTATGTAGCCGTTTCGACTACTAAATTCAAAAATCCAACTGACATTGATTTATCTAAAGCTTTAGAAGGAAGCTTAAAAGTAATTGAACTTCAAGGCGGACAAAATATCATTGTAAAACAGGAAAATTTCCAAACAAATCAAGGTATTCAGGGAGTAAAAGGTTACGGAACCATGAGCATTTTAAACCCTACAACGAAAACAAGTACAAAGGCATATTATGAAATCCTGCTTTTTAAACAAGATCAGGGATTACAGCAAATCATCATTTTACATGAAGAAGGCGACACGTATGCTAACGATATTACAACCCGAATTTTAAATTCTGTTGAACTTAAAAAAGCAAGTAACTAA
- a CDS encoding four helix bundle protein, whose translation MTKQELENRLIDFAASIILLTITFEKNYAGNHLLGQITRSSTSPALNYGEAQSAESKKDFIHKMGICLKELRETFVCLKIIEKANLSTDHERLTRAKTEANQLISIFVSSIKTSKNNP comes from the coding sequence ATGACTAAACAAGAATTAGAAAATAGATTAATTGATTTTGCTGCGAGCATAATATTACTAACCATTACATTTGAAAAGAATTACGCTGGAAATCATTTATTAGGTCAGATAACTCGTTCTAGTACATCACCAGCCTTAAATTATGGAGAAGCACAAAGTGCAGAAAGTAAAAAAGATTTTATCCATAAAATGGGAATTTGTCTGAAAGAATTAAGAGAAACATTTGTTTGTTTAAAAATAATAGAAAAAGCAAATCTTTCAACAGATCATGAACGTTTAACAAGAGCAAAAACAGAAGCTAACCAATTAATCTCAATTTTTGTTTCAAGTATTAAAACATCAAAAAATAATCCATAA
- a CDS encoding AAA family ATPase, with protein MEENTTTLDIRAINEKIERESAFIDLLTMEMNKVIVGQKHMVERLLIGLLGQGHILLEGVPGLAKTLAINTLSQAVQGSFSRIQFTPDLLPADVIGTMIYNIKANEFSIKKGPIFANFVLADEINRAPAKVQSALLEAMQEKQVTIGDSTFKLDRPFLVLATQNPVEQEGTYALPEAQVDRFMLKTVIDYPKIDEERFVIRQNLKGSYEKVNPVVSVDQILRAQEAVREVYMDEKIEKYILDIIFATRYPEKYKLADLKPLISFGASPRGSINLANAAKCYAFIKRRGYVIPEDVRAVVHDVLRHRVGITYEAEAENITSVDIINKIVNEIEVP; from the coding sequence ATGGAAGAAAATACAACGACTTTAGACATTAGAGCGATAAATGAAAAAATTGAGAGAGAAAGTGCTTTTATAGACCTTCTTACAATGGAAATGAACAAAGTTATTGTGGGCCAGAAACACATGGTCGAGCGTCTTTTAATCGGTCTTTTGGGTCAGGGGCATATTTTACTTGAAGGTGTTCCCGGTTTAGCAAAAACTTTAGCGATTAATACGTTGTCACAAGCGGTTCAGGGTTCTTTCAGCCGTATCCAGTTTACACCAGACTTACTTCCTGCCGATGTTATCGGAACCATGATTTACAACATCAAAGCAAACGAATTTTCTATTAAAAAAGGACCAATTTTTGCTAATTTCGTCCTTGCCGATGAGATTAACCGTGCGCCTGCAAAAGTACAATCTGCACTTTTAGAGGCGATGCAGGAAAAACAAGTTACAATTGGTGACTCAACTTTCAAATTAGACCGTCCGTTTTTAGTTTTAGCAACTCAAAACCCTGTTGAACAGGAAGGAACATATGCACTGCCTGAAGCTCAGGTTGACCGTTTTATGTTGAAAACGGTAATTGATTACCCAAAAATTGACGAAGAACGTTTTGTAATCCGCCAGAACTTAAAAGGAAGTTACGAAAAAGTAAACCCTGTAGTTTCTGTAGATCAAATTTTACGTGCGCAGGAAGCGGTTCGTGAAGTTTATATGGATGAAAAAATTGAAAAATATATCTTAGATATCATCTTTGCTACACGTTATCCAGAAAAATACAAATTAGCCGACTTAAAACCGCTTATCAGTTTTGGAGCATCTCCGCGTGGAAGTATCAACTTAGCAAATGCTGCTAAATGTTACGCATTTATTAAACGCCGTGGTTATGTAATTCCAGAAGATGTTCGCGCTGTTGTGCATGATGTATTACGTCACAGAGTTGGGATAACATACGAGGCTGAAGCCGAAAATATTACTTCTGTAGACATTATCAACAAAATCGTAAACGAGATTGAAGTACCTTAA
- a CDS encoding DUF58 domain-containing protein encodes MDTKELLKKVRKIEIKTKRLSNHIFSGEYHSSFKGRGMTFSEVRQYQYGDDIRNIDWNVTARYNEAHVKVFEEERELTMVLMVDISGSEGFGSKSQFKKDIVTEIAATMAFSATQNNDKIGLILFSDNVELYIPPKKGRSHVLRIIRELIEFEPKSQKTDVAQALKFLSGTQKKKAIVFMISDFMSENYEQTLKIASKKHDLTGVRVYDIREEKIPNLGMVTMLDAETGKTQLVDTGSKTVRMNYEKHYQERVNYFKDTFRKSGAGIVHTRVDENYVTKLLGYFKSR; translated from the coding sequence ATGGATACAAAAGAGCTTTTAAAAAAAGTACGGAAAATAGAAATCAAGACCAAAAGACTGAGCAATCATATCTTTTCGGGTGAATACCACTCTTCATTTAAAGGACGAGGAATGACGTTTAGCGAGGTGCGTCAATACCAATACGGAGATGATATTCGTAACATCGATTGGAATGTAACCGCACGCTACAACGAAGCCCACGTAAAAGTTTTTGAAGAAGAACGTGAATTAACCATGGTTTTAATGGTTGATATTTCGGGTTCTGAAGGTTTTGGTTCAAAAAGTCAGTTTAAAAAAGACATCGTAACAGAGATTGCTGCCACGATGGCTTTTTCGGCTACACAAAATAATGATAAGATTGGATTAATCTTATTTTCTGATAATGTCGAATTATACATTCCGCCCAAAAAAGGCCGTTCGCATGTTTTGAGAATTATTCGTGAATTAATCGAATTTGAACCAAAAAGTCAGAAAACAGATGTTGCACAGGCTTTAAAATTCTTATCAGGAACTCAAAAAAAGAAAGCAATTGTTTTTATGATTTCAGATTTTATGTCTGAAAATTATGAACAGACCTTAAAAATTGCTTCAAAAAAGCATGACCTTACAGGCGTTCGTGTGTACGATATCCGCGAAGAAAAAATTCCGAATTTAGGAATGGTAACGATGTTAGATGCCGAAACCGGAAAAACGCAGTTAGTCGATACAGGTTCAAAAACCGTGCGAATGAATTACGAAAAACATTATCAGGAAAGAGTAAATTATTTCAAAGATACATTTCGTAAATCTGGTGCAGGTATAGTTCACACAAGAGTCGACGAAAATTACGTAACTAAATTATTAGGTTATTTTAAATCAAGGTAA
- a CDS encoding BatD family protein has protein sequence MKRYLILLLLAFQGLMAQVQFEAKVSKNTLGLNERLRIDFIMNVDGDNFDQPAFEGFKLVAGPSQQISQSWINGRSSFQKVYSYILQPEKKGTVIIKQAAIEYNGQIYKTSPIKVTVTNAVAQERDPNDYRQQGGASGNELLQLVAEVSKTTPYVNEPITVVYKLYFNEIGVTGFRELAKPKYNDFWNQNIDIKQLVMEEGSYQGQRCHYVVLKKTILYPQKSGRLTIEPLSLDIGVQLPTNRRDMFGQMIIAEDNKIVTTGAKGISVRPLPETGKPEGFTGAVGKFNFTVTPSRTTLKSGEGLDLIVSASGTGNMKLFTLPKPVVPNALEMYDPVHDEKVTTSLSGMSGKITDKYTIIPQYKGKYAIKPMTFSYFDLSTNSYKTITSPEIMVDVLDGPTLAEANPSTASKNVITKTEQFKYIKPKTTLVSIAKNDFYGSNLYYALLFFPFAIIPIIILAKKKKEAIDSDVTGNRIRMNNKLAKKYLSQAKKQLNNKEAFYIALEKAMHNFLKAKLHIETTEMSKDNIRELLLSRNANPETVQNFINLTENCEFARYAPASSTSIQQDYDKAVLIISELEKQIV, from the coding sequence ATGAAAAGATATCTAATTCTATTACTACTCGCTTTTCAAGGCCTTATGGCTCAAGTTCAATTTGAAGCCAAAGTAAGCAAAAACACGCTTGGACTTAACGAAAGACTCCGTATTGATTTTATTATGAATGTTGACGGAGATAATTTTGATCAGCCTGCATTTGAAGGTTTTAAACTTGTAGCCGGACCAAGCCAGCAAATCAGCCAGTCTTGGATTAACGGACGCAGCTCTTTTCAAAAAGTATACTCTTATATTTTACAGCCTGAGAAAAAAGGAACTGTTATTATCAAACAAGCTGCAATAGAATATAATGGCCAGATTTATAAAACGTCTCCCATAAAAGTTACAGTTACGAATGCTGTAGCACAGGAACGAGATCCAAATGATTACAGACAGCAAGGCGGTGCATCTGGAAATGAATTACTACAGTTAGTTGCAGAAGTTTCTAAAACAACTCCGTACGTAAACGAACCTATTACAGTTGTTTACAAATTGTATTTTAATGAAATTGGAGTTACCGGATTTAGAGAACTTGCTAAACCTAAATACAATGATTTCTGGAATCAGAATATTGATATCAAACAATTGGTAATGGAAGAAGGCAGTTATCAGGGCCAGAGATGTCATTATGTAGTATTAAAGAAAACTATTCTATATCCTCAAAAATCAGGAAGATTAACAATTGAACCTCTTTCATTAGATATTGGAGTGCAGCTGCCAACAAACCGACGTGATATGTTTGGCCAGATGATTATTGCCGAAGACAATAAAATTGTAACTACCGGAGCTAAAGGAATTAGTGTAAGACCGCTTCCTGAAACTGGCAAACCAGAAGGTTTTACTGGAGCAGTTGGTAAATTCAATTTTACAGTTACTCCGTCAAGAACAACATTAAAAAGCGGAGAAGGTTTAGATCTAATTGTGAGTGCTTCAGGAACCGGAAACATGAAATTGTTTACACTTCCAAAACCTGTTGTTCCAAATGCATTAGAAATGTATGATCCGGTTCACGATGAAAAAGTAACCACGTCATTGTCTGGAATGTCTGGAAAAATAACCGACAAATACACTATTATTCCGCAGTATAAAGGAAAATACGCCATCAAACCAATGACGTTCTCATATTTTGATTTGAGTACGAATTCATATAAAACCATAACTTCTCCAGAAATTATGGTCGATGTTTTAGACGGTCCGACTTTAGCAGAAGCAAATCCTTCTACTGCATCTAAAAATGTTATTACAAAAACAGAACAGTTTAAATATATTAAACCAAAAACAACTTTAGTAAGCATTGCTAAAAATGATTTTTATGGTTCAAATTTATATTACGCTTTGTTATTCTTCCCATTTGCTATTATTCCAATCATCATTTTGGCTAAGAAGAAAAAAGAAGCAATTGACAGTGATGTAACTGGAAACAGAATCAGAATGAACAATAAACTTGCGAAGAAATATTTATCGCAGGCTAAAAAACAGCTTAACAACAAAGAAGCTTTTTATATTGCTCTGGAAAAAGCAATGCATAATTTCTTAAAAGCAAAACTGCATATTGAAACAACTGAAATGAGTAAAGATAATATTCGTGAATTGCTTTTATCAAGAAATGCAAACCCTGAAACGGTTCAAAATTTCATTAATTTGACTGAAAACTGTGAATTCGCACGTTATGCTCCCGCATCAAGCACTTCGATTCAGCAGGATTATGATAAAGCGGTTTTAATTATTTCAGAATTAGAAAAGCAAATCGTTTAG
- a CDS encoding vWA domain-containing protein has protein sequence MNNKITFLNPEFFWLFLLIPIVIGWFFWKRNQQSATLKMSSTAGFKNSQSLLTKLKPCLYVFRIIALSSLIIALARPRTVDISNQTKTTKGIDIVMAIDVSGSMLAKDLKPNRMEALKRVAADFVEERPNDRIGLVLYASEAYTKTPVTSDKPIILEAIKGIRYDTVLQDGTGIGMGLATAVNRLKDSKAKSRVIILLTDGVNNAGFIEPETAADIAKQYGIKVYTIGLGTNGMAESPYAYAPNGGFLFKMQKVEIDERLMKSIAKKTDGTYFRATSNDKLAEIYNSINKLETTEIQELKFYDYDEKYRIFVLIAAFLLLLEVGLRNTVYRSFI, from the coding sequence ATGAATAATAAGATCACTTTTTTAAATCCGGAATTCTTTTGGTTGTTTCTATTAATTCCAATTGTCATTGGATGGTTTTTCTGGAAAAGAAACCAGCAGTCGGCTACATTAAAAATGAGTTCAACAGCAGGTTTCAAAAACAGCCAGTCGCTTTTAACAAAGCTAAAACCCTGCTTATATGTTTTTAGAATTATTGCTTTAAGTTCACTAATTATAGCATTAGCGAGACCAAGAACGGTTGACATCAGCAACCAGACTAAAACAACAAAAGGAATTGATATTGTAATGGCAATCGACGTTTCTGGCTCTATGCTTGCAAAAGATTTAAAGCCAAACCGTATGGAAGCTTTAAAAAGAGTTGCCGCAGATTTTGTTGAAGAACGTCCAAATGATAGAATTGGTTTAGTTTTATATGCTTCAGAGGCTTATACAAAAACGCCCGTTACAAGCGATAAACCTATTATTCTGGAAGCCATAAAAGGTATTCGATATGACACTGTTTTACAAGATGGAACAGGAATTGGTATGGGATTAGCAACTGCTGTAAACCGTTTAAAAGACAGTAAAGCAAAAAGCCGCGTTATTATTTTATTAACAGACGGTGTAAACAACGCTGGTTTTATTGAACCTGAAACTGCAGCAGATATTGCCAAACAATACGGAATAAAAGTATATACCATTGGTCTTGGTACAAATGGAATGGCAGAATCTCCATACGCATACGCACCAAACGGAGGTTTTTTATTCAAAATGCAGAAAGTTGAAATCGACGAAAGATTAATGAAAAGCATCGCTAAAAAAACAGATGGAACGTATTTTAGAGCAACAAGCAACGATAAATTAGCCGAAATATACAATTCGATTAACAAATTAGAAACAACAGAAATACAAGAATTAAAGTTCTACGATTACGATGAAAAATACAGAATCTTTGTTTTAATCGCAGCATTTTTATTATTGTTAGAAGTTGGTTTAAGAAATACAGTTTACAGAAGCTTTATTTAA
- a CDS encoding VWA domain-containing protein, translating to MELDEKKYLYLLLLLPIVVCIFFFNLYWKRKKQREFGDIEMVKKLSPETSVFKPVLKLSILLLALACLIIGLVNPKIGTKMETVKREGIDIVFAVDVSKSMLAEDVAPSRLDKSKQLVSQIINSLGNDRIGIVAYAGSAFPVLPITSDYSVAKMFLQSMSPDMVSSQGTSLDEAIRLSATYFDEKSKTSKLLILISDGEDHSEGASAAAEEANKIGMKIITVGVGTEKGGTIPLKENGVVKNYQKDQDGQTVITKLNQEGLKTIAKATKGGYVYGGNTKEVLEYIKNALNNIQKTEFESTQMADFQSQFQWFIGFGFLLLFIDIFLLERKTNWIKELNLFNEKK from the coding sequence ATGGAATTAGACGAAAAAAAATATTTATATCTCTTACTATTACTCCCAATTGTGGTGTGTATTTTCTTTTTCAATTTGTATTGGAAAAGAAAAAAACAACGTGAATTTGGTGATATCGAAATGGTAAAAAAACTGAGTCCTGAAACATCTGTTTTTAAACCCGTTTTAAAATTATCGATATTGCTTTTAGCTTTAGCATGCTTAATTATCGGGTTGGTAAATCCTAAAATTGGAACTAAAATGGAAACGGTAAAACGTGAAGGTATTGATATCGTTTTTGCTGTCGACGTTTCTAAAAGTATGCTGGCAGAAGATGTTGCACCAAGCCGTTTAGATAAAAGCAAGCAATTGGTTTCTCAAATCATCAATTCATTAGGAAATGACAGAATTGGAATTGTGGCCTATGCAGGAAGTGCATTCCCGGTTTTACCAATCACATCTGATTACAGCGTTGCCAAAATGTTTCTGCAGAGTATGAGTCCTGATATGGTTTCATCACAAGGAACCTCTCTTGATGAAGCTATTAGATTGTCTGCTACATATTTTGATGAAAAAAGCAAAACAAGTAAACTTTTAATTTTAATTTCTGATGGTGAAGATCATTCTGAAGGCGCTTCTGCTGCGGCCGAAGAAGCTAACAAAATTGGAATGAAAATCATTACCGTGGGTGTTGGAACAGAAAAAGGAGGAACTATTCCTTTAAAAGAAAATGGAGTTGTAAAAAATTACCAGAAAGATCAGGATGGGCAAACGGTAATTACAAAACTAAATCAGGAAGGTTTAAAAACTATTGCAAAAGCCACAAAAGGCGGTTATGTTTACGGCGGGAATACAAAAGAGGTTTTGGAGTATATTAAAAATGCCTTAAATAATATTCAGAAAACCGAATTTGAATCGACACAAATGGCCGATTTTCAATCGCAGTTTCAATGGTTCATCGGTTTTGGATTCTTGTTGTTATTTATAGACATTTTCCTTTTAGAAAGAAAAACAAACTGGATTAAAGAGTTGAATTTATTCAACGAAAAGAAATAA
- a CDS encoding tetratricopeptide repeat protein, which yields MKNLLLYILLTLSFAAAAQEKDKTLPDANEEYKQNKFTEAEANYRISASKFSKRAAGSYNLGNSIYRQNQPSEAKYAYANAIKRAKTRPEKHKAYHNLGNVFMKEKDYSQAVEAYKEALRNDPTDDETRYNYVYAKQKLKENPPKNDKNKDKNKDKDKDKDKNKDKDKDKDKNKDKDKDKDKKDDKGDKDKDKKDGKNDPKKDDKSDNKGEPKRMPGGISKERVQNLLDAVNNEEKKIQDKVNAQKVKPNTKKPEKDW from the coding sequence ATGAAAAATTTACTTCTTTATATTTTACTAACGCTTTCTTTTGCAGCTGCTGCTCAGGAAAAAGACAAGACATTGCCTGATGCCAATGAAGAATATAAGCAGAATAAATTTACTGAAGCAGAGGCCAATTATAGAATTTCGGCGTCAAAATTTTCAAAACGCGCTGCCGGGTCTTACAATTTAGGAAACTCAATTTACAGACAAAACCAGCCTTCTGAAGCAAAATACGCTTACGCTAATGCCATAAAAAGAGCTAAAACAAGACCAGAAAAGCATAAAGCTTATCACAATCTTGGAAATGTTTTTATGAAGGAGAAAGATTATTCGCAGGCTGTTGAAGCATACAAAGAGGCTTTACGTAACGATCCAACCGATGATGAAACACGTTACAACTATGTGTATGCAAAACAAAAGCTAAAAGAAAATCCGCCTAAAAACGATAAAAACAAAGACAAGAATAAGGATAAAGACAAAGACAAGGATAAAAACAAAGATAAAGACAAAGACAAGGACAAAAATAAAGACAAGGATAAGGACAAAGACAAGAAAGACGATAAAGGCGACAAAGACAAGGACAAAAAAGATGGCAAAAATGATCCTAAAAAAGATGACAAGTCTGATAATAAAGGAGAACCAAAACGAATGCCTGGAGGAATTTCAAAAGAACGTGTTCAGAACTTGTTAGATGCCGTAAACAACGAAGAAAAGAAAATTCAAGATAAAGTAAACGCTCAAAAAGTAAAACCTAATACCAAAAAACCAGAGAAAGACTGGTAA